In the Engystomops pustulosus chromosome 2, aEngPut4.maternal, whole genome shotgun sequence genome, one interval contains:
- the LOC140119784 gene encoding uncharacterized protein isoform X1: protein MRMEKDRDHVVAQILDLTLQIIPLITGEVMSQDYTVVKKSSGECVTPRVSGGWTQSPITEPPPHSLIHEQKILELTSRITELLSGEVPIRCQDVTVYFSMEEWEYIEGHKDQYKDIMMENSPPRMDMERHQIVAKILVLTLEMISLITGEDYTVVKKSSGECVTPRVSGGWTQSPITEPPPYSVINDWRILELTSRVTELLSGEVPIRCRDVTVYFSMEEWEYIEGHKDQYKDIMMEIHQLFTSPGEDQMYGSHPLLSPSPCHEAEENPSQMVKKRSGQKCPKTLSCAECGKSFAFRSALVRHHRIHTGEKPFSCSECGECFITKWALVMHQRRHTGEKQFSCSECGKSFPYKAHLERHKIIHTGEKPFSCPECGKCFSRKAYLVIHQRIHTGENAYWSSEIRKSMKKSSLVARAEDKPLSCSECGKSFSYKAHLQRHVRSHTGEKPFSCSECGKCFGRKSGLVVHQRSHTGVKPFSCSECQKSFAYKILLERHQVIHREEKLFSCSECGKCFSRHSSLVIHQRIHTGEKLLSCIECGKHFPQRSRLAKHMKTHMREKPFSCSLCGKSFSQKAALEVHGRIHTGEKVFSCNVCGKCFLHESRIRTHLRSHTGEKPFPCLECGKCFKHRSNLENHQKIHYGVKQFSCSQCNKVFKKESCLIAHQRIHTGEKRLSCSECGKGFNRKTRLREHLRTHTGEKPFSCSECGRCFHKRGSLNEHMKSHKNNKGEKTFSCAECGYCFTDKPSFVRHQRSHIGERPFSCTQCGNRFMDKKSLARHQKTHTGEKPHPCTECGKCFTIKSSLVKHQRSHTGEKPFSCAECGKCFPVKATMIKHQRIHTGEKPFSCNKCGKCFGYKSSLLAHLTTHTGE, encoded by the exons ATGAGAATGGAGAAAGACCGAGATCACGTGGTTGCACAGATATTAGACCTAACCTTACAGATCATCCCATTGATAACTGGAGAGGTGATgtcacaggattacacagtagtgaagaagtcgtctggtgagtgtgtgaccccccgtgtgtcaggaggatggacccagagccccatcaccgagcctccacctcattcactgatacatgagcagaagatcctagaacttacctccaggatcactgagctgctgagcggagag gttcctataaggtgtcaggacgtcactgtctatttctccatggaggagtgggagtatatagaaggacacaaggaccagtacaaggacatcatgatggagaatAGCCCACCAAGGATGGACATGGAAAGACACCAAATAGTAGCTAAGATACTAgtcctcaccctggagatgatctccttgataaccggagag gattacacagtagtgaagaagtcgtctggtgagtgtgtgaccccccgtgtgtcaggaggatggacccagagccccatcaccgagcctccaccttaCTCAGTGATAAATGATTGGaggatcctagaacttacctcaaGGGTCacggagctgctgagcggagag gttcctataaggtgtcggGACGTCACTgtatatttctccatggaggagtgggagtatatagaaggacacaaggaccagtacaaggacatcatgatggagatCCACCAACtcttcacatcaccag GTGAAGATCAGATGTATGGCTCCCATCCACTTCTTTCTCCATCTCCTTGTCATGAGGCGGAAGAGAATCCATCACAAATGGTCAAAAAAAGAAGTGGGCAAAAATGTCCTAAAACCTTGTCGTGTGCAGAATGTGGAAAGAGCTTTGCCTTTAGATCGGCTCTTGTTAGGCATcatagaattcacacaggggagaagcccttttCGTGTTCGGAATGTGGCGAATGTTTTATCACCAAGTGGGCTCTCGTTATGCATCAGAGacgtcacacgggagagaagcagTTTTCATGCTCTGAATGTGGTAAAAGTTTTCCATATAAAGCCCATCTTGAAAGACATAagataattcacacaggggagaagccattttcgtgtccagaatgtgggaaatgctttagtAGGAAAGCAtatcttgttatacatcagagaattcacacgggagagaatgCATATTGGTCTTCAGAAATCAGGAAGTCTATGAAGAAATCGTCTCTTGTTGCCCGTGCAGAGGATAAGCCACTTTCGTGTTCGGAATGCGGGAAAAGTTTCTCATATAAAGCCCATCTTCAAAGACATGtgagaagtcacacgggggagaagccattttcatgctcagaatgcgggaaatgttttggTAGGAAATCGGGTCTTGTTGTACATCAGAGATCTCACACGGGAGTgaagccattttcctgttcagaatgtcAGAAATCGTTTGCATATAAAATCCTTCTTGAAAGGCATCAGGTAATTCACAGAGAAGAGAAGCTGTTTTCATgttccgaatgtgggaaatgttttagccgACATTCATCTCTTGtgatacatcagagaattcacaccggAGAGAAGCTTTTGTCCTGTATTGAATGTGGTAAACATTTTCCACAACGATCACGCCTCGCCAAGCATATGAAAACCCACATGAGAGAGAAGCCCTTTTCATGTTCCCTGTGTGGAAAAAGTTTTTCCCAGAAAGCAGCTCTCGAGGTACACggaagaattcacacaggggaaaaggtTTTCTCCTGCAATGtttgtggaaaatgttttcttCATGAATCAAGGATTAGAACACATTtgagaagtcacacgggggagaagccatttccgtgtttagaatgtggaaaatgttttaagcATAGATCCAACCTGGAAAATCATCAAAAAATTCACTACGGAGTCAAGCAGTTTTCATGTTCACAATGCAATAAAGTATTCAAGAAGGAGTCGTGTCTGATCgcgcatcagagaattcacaccggAGAGAAGAGGTTGTCGTGTTCCGAATGCGGGAAAGGATTTAACAGGAAAACAAGGCTGCGTGAGCATCTacgaactcacacgggggagaagccattttcatgttccgaATGTGGGAGGTGTTTCCACAAAAGAGGGAGTCTGAATGAGCACATGAAATCTCACAAAAATAACAAAGGAGAGAAGACATTTTCGTGCGCCGAATGTGGGTATTGCTTCACCGACAAACCAAGTTTTGTTAGACATCAAAGAAGTCACATTGGAGAGAGGCCATTCTCGTGTACTCAGTGTGGGAACCGTTTCATGGACAAAAAAAGTCTTGCTAGacatcagaaaactcacacaggagagaagccacatCCATGtaccgaatgtgggaaatgttttaccatcaaatcaagtctggtcaaacatcagagaagtcacacgggagagaagccattttcatgtgctgaatgtgggaaatgttttcctgTCAAAGCAACGATGatcaaacatcagagaattcacacgggggagaagccattttcatgtaataaatgtgggaaatgttttgggtATAAAAGTAGTCTCTTAGCACATCTGAcaactcacacaggggagtag
- the LOC140119784 gene encoding uncharacterized protein isoform X2 — MRMEKDRDHVVAQILDLTLQIIPLITGEVMSQDYTVVKKSSGECVTPRVSGGWTQSPITEPPPHSLIHEQKILELTSRITELLSGEVPIRCRDVTVYFSMEEWEYIEGHKDQYKDIMMEIHQLFTSPGEDQMYGSHPLLSPSPCHEAEENPSQMVKKRSGQKCPKTLSCAECGKSFAFRSALVRHHRIHTGEKPFSCSECGECFITKWALVMHQRRHTGEKQFSCSECGKSFPYKAHLERHKIIHTGEKPFSCPECGKCFSRKAYLVIHQRIHTGENAYWSSEIRKSMKKSSLVARAEDKPLSCSECGKSFSYKAHLQRHVRSHTGEKPFSCSECGKCFGRKSGLVVHQRSHTGVKPFSCSECQKSFAYKILLERHQVIHREEKLFSCSECGKCFSRHSSLVIHQRIHTGEKLLSCIECGKHFPQRSRLAKHMKTHMREKPFSCSLCGKSFSQKAALEVHGRIHTGEKVFSCNVCGKCFLHESRIRTHLRSHTGEKPFPCLECGKCFKHRSNLENHQKIHYGVKQFSCSQCNKVFKKESCLIAHQRIHTGEKRLSCSECGKGFNRKTRLREHLRTHTGEKPFSCSECGRCFHKRGSLNEHMKSHKNNKGEKTFSCAECGYCFTDKPSFVRHQRSHIGERPFSCTQCGNRFMDKKSLARHQKTHTGEKPHPCTECGKCFTIKSSLVKHQRSHTGEKPFSCAECGKCFPVKATMIKHQRIHTGEKPFSCNKCGKCFGYKSSLLAHLTTHTGE, encoded by the exons ATGAGAATGGAGAAAGACCGAGATCACGTGGTTGCACAGATATTAGACCTAACCTTACAGATCATCCCATTGATAACTGGAGAGGTGATgtcacaggattacacagtagtgaagaagtcgtctggtgagtgtgtgaccccccgtgtgtcaggaggatggacccagagccccatcaccgagcctccacctcattcactgatacatgagcagaagatcctagaacttacctccaggatcactgagctgctgagcggagag gttcctataaggtgtcggGACGTCACTgtatatttctccatggaggagtgggagtatatagaaggacacaaggaccagtacaaggacatcatgatggagatCCACCAACtcttcacatcaccag GTGAAGATCAGATGTATGGCTCCCATCCACTTCTTTCTCCATCTCCTTGTCATGAGGCGGAAGAGAATCCATCACAAATGGTCAAAAAAAGAAGTGGGCAAAAATGTCCTAAAACCTTGTCGTGTGCAGAATGTGGAAAGAGCTTTGCCTTTAGATCGGCTCTTGTTAGGCATcatagaattcacacaggggagaagcccttttCGTGTTCGGAATGTGGCGAATGTTTTATCACCAAGTGGGCTCTCGTTATGCATCAGAGacgtcacacgggagagaagcagTTTTCATGCTCTGAATGTGGTAAAAGTTTTCCATATAAAGCCCATCTTGAAAGACATAagataattcacacaggggagaagccattttcgtgtccagaatgtgggaaatgctttagtAGGAAAGCAtatcttgttatacatcagagaattcacacgggagagaatgCATATTGGTCTTCAGAAATCAGGAAGTCTATGAAGAAATCGTCTCTTGTTGCCCGTGCAGAGGATAAGCCACTTTCGTGTTCGGAATGCGGGAAAAGTTTCTCATATAAAGCCCATCTTCAAAGACATGtgagaagtcacacgggggagaagccattttcatgctcagaatgcgggaaatgttttggTAGGAAATCGGGTCTTGTTGTACATCAGAGATCTCACACGGGAGTgaagccattttcctgttcagaatgtcAGAAATCGTTTGCATATAAAATCCTTCTTGAAAGGCATCAGGTAATTCACAGAGAAGAGAAGCTGTTTTCATgttccgaatgtgggaaatgttttagccgACATTCATCTCTTGtgatacatcagagaattcacaccggAGAGAAGCTTTTGTCCTGTATTGAATGTGGTAAACATTTTCCACAACGATCACGCCTCGCCAAGCATATGAAAACCCACATGAGAGAGAAGCCCTTTTCATGTTCCCTGTGTGGAAAAAGTTTTTCCCAGAAAGCAGCTCTCGAGGTACACggaagaattcacacaggggaaaaggtTTTCTCCTGCAATGtttgtggaaaatgttttcttCATGAATCAAGGATTAGAACACATTtgagaagtcacacgggggagaagccatttccgtgtttagaatgtggaaaatgttttaagcATAGATCCAACCTGGAAAATCATCAAAAAATTCACTACGGAGTCAAGCAGTTTTCATGTTCACAATGCAATAAAGTATTCAAGAAGGAGTCGTGTCTGATCgcgcatcagagaattcacaccggAGAGAAGAGGTTGTCGTGTTCCGAATGCGGGAAAGGATTTAACAGGAAAACAAGGCTGCGTGAGCATCTacgaactcacacgggggagaagccattttcatgttccgaATGTGGGAGGTGTTTCCACAAAAGAGGGAGTCTGAATGAGCACATGAAATCTCACAAAAATAACAAAGGAGAGAAGACATTTTCGTGCGCCGAATGTGGGTATTGCTTCACCGACAAACCAAGTTTTGTTAGACATCAAAGAAGTCACATTGGAGAGAGGCCATTCTCGTGTACTCAGTGTGGGAACCGTTTCATGGACAAAAAAAGTCTTGCTAGacatcagaaaactcacacaggagagaagccacatCCATGtaccgaatgtgggaaatgttttaccatcaaatcaagtctggtcaaacatcagagaagtcacacgggagagaagccattttcatgtgctgaatgtgggaaatgttttcctgTCAAAGCAACGATGatcaaacatcagagaattcacacgggggagaagccattttcatgtaataaatgtgggaaatgttttgggtATAAAAGTAGTCTCTTAGCACATCTGAcaactcacacaggggagtag